One region of Vanessa cardui chromosome 20, ilVanCard2.1, whole genome shotgun sequence genomic DNA includes:
- the LOC124538427 gene encoding IQ and AAA domain-containing protein 1-like isoform X1, which translates to MSNKTYNDLLCNTSELIVEATQADEAVYEAGSAERSTFQPLLSELRVRYTVLLLRLDAVYDQLLQPQKRLIVKRLLEACLGRLLEIKHELVELHLSDYTYDDDEALVKLSVTPHEAEPCIPQYFVREREEEVERRHNFITDTLRKLGYEPPKPKPLVLTEQQAVIIIQSHERARQGRLRGQFMKEIRLLKEKGRDQKGEMSSSAATAIQRVWRGFIARRDTRRRKKEEQLLIGMALPAYSESKAVARSEEVKQIRRNLQKEREIKFQDALVKIEEQLRAQHGVKINERIADELRRWISEYYERTGKLPEFPSEEGGGSRAMFSRQGTGIDSDLSKSSPVSSKDSKKSKESKDKKNNKTEENKNKDEADDLKNFKCTSSAFLQDMVNSNEEYEDIWKYRDDDVIQHEEYDKDMIERDKMLKIEQEIRNIVDEMMRSELELLQAAFDRDRAHKGKKAKKPQKKVRRGGKKSKKKKEKDLTPDRTTESLFEELVTNGIIRPYPFVKIDDFIGEKSYAASEWRGQGREPLPCLGDIRQLVKEYCILPLGSETVRASAPIVRSVLITGPSGSGKKMLVHAICSEVGAMLFDLTPANIVGKYPGKTGLIMLIHLVMKVSRLLQPSVIWMDDAEKPFIKKIPKTDKTDPKRLKKDLVKIIKGICPEDRVLFVGTCRTPWEAEQKLLFQCYSKVIQIPRADYGSISLMWQTKLHKAGALSSKLELSCLSRVSDSYTIGTLLAALDSVLTTKRRLQLRVRALTAQEVAVQLSTLEPVYAEQDSAAESWWLKTPMERRRQRVLQRLLELEQENEEKAAAGK; encoded by the exons ATGTCTAATAAAACGTATAACGATCTCCTTTGTAATACGTCGGAGTTAATCGTTGAAGCGACACAAGCTGACGAAGCGGTTTATGAAGCGGGTAGCGCTGAAAGATCAACGTTCCAGCCGCTGTTGTCGGAGCTACGAGTTAGGTACACAGTGTTGCTATTAAGACTAGATGCAGTGTACGATCAACTGTTGCAGCCACAAAAGCGCTTGATTGTGAAGCGGTTGCTTGAAGCTTGTTTGGGAAGACTTTTGGAAATAAAGCATGAACTCGTTGAGCTGCACTTATCTGATTATacttatgatgatgatgag GCATTagtcaaattaagcgttactcCACACGAAGCGGAGCCATGTATTCCACAATATTTTGTAAGAGAAAGAGAGGAAGAAGTCGAAAGACGTCACAATTTCATCACAGACACGCTGAGAAAGCTCGGCTATGAGCCCCCAAAACCCAAACCCTTGGTGCTCACTGAACAGCAGGCTGTGATCATTATACAAAGTCACGAAAGAGCGAGGCAGGGCCGTTTAAG AGGACAATTTATGAAAGAAATTCGTCTTCTAAAAGAGAAAGGTCGCGATCAAAAAGGTGAAATGTCGTCATCAGCAGCAACTGCCATCCAAAGAGTTTGGAGAGGATTCATTGCTAGACGAGACACTCGTAGGAGAAAAAAAGAAGAACAACTTTTGATTGGAATGGCACTTCCAGCATATTCTGAGTCTAAAGCTGTGGCAAGATCTGAGGAG GTTAAACAGATTCGACGCAATCTTCAGAAGGAACGGGAAATTAAGTTTCAAGATGCTTTAGTGAAAATTGAAGAACAACTTCGGGCTCAACATGGTGTGAAGATTAATGAGCGCATAGCCGATGAATTACGACGATGGATATCAGAGTACTATGAAAGAACTGGTAAATTACCAGAATTTCCTTCGGAGGAAGGTGGAGGTAGCAGAGCCATGTTCAGTCGACAAG GTACAGGAATTGATAGTGATCTCAGTAAATCATCTCCTGTATCTTCAAAAGATtccaaaaaaagtaaagaaagtaAAGATAAAAAGAATAACAAGACGgaagagaataaaaataaagacgaAGCAGATGATTTGAAGAATTTTAAATGCACATCGTCAGCCTTTCTTCAAGACATGGTCAATTCAAATGAAGA ATATGAAGACATATGGAAGTACAGAGATGATGACGTCATACAGCACGAAGAATATGACAAGGATatgatagaaagagacaaaatgttaaaaatagagCAAGAAATACGTAATATTGTAGACGAAATGATGAGAAGTGAGCTAGAACTTCTACAAGCGGCTTTTGATAGGGATAGAGCTCATAAAGGTAAAAAGGCTAAAAAACCGCAAAAgaag GTGCGAAGAGGAGgtaaaaagagtaaaaaaaagAAGGAAAAAGATTTAACACCGGATAGAACTACTGAATCATTGTTTGAGGAATTAGTGACCAATGGTATCATCCGCCCGTATCCTTTTGTCAAAATAGACGACTTCATTGGAGAGAAAAGTTATGCAGCATCTGAGTGGCGAGGCCAAGGTCGAGAACCTTTGCCTTGCTTGGGAGATATAAGACAGCTCGTGAAAGAATACTGTATACTCCCTTTGGGATCTGAAACTGTCAGAGCAAGCGCTCCGATTGTTCGATCGGTACTAATCACAG GACCTTCGGGAAGTGGTAAAAAAATGTTGGTTCACGCAATATGCAGTGAAGTAGGCGCTATGCTCTTTGATTTAACTCCTGCAAACATAGTAGGAAAATATCCTGGAAAGACAGGACTAATCATGCTTATACATCTCGTCATGAAAGTATCAAGACTCCTCCAACCATCTGTAATTTGGATGGATGATGCCGAAAAaccttttattaaaaagatCCCGAAGACTGATAAGACAGATCCTAAAAGACTAAAAAAGGACTTAGTTAAGATAATAAAAG gTATTTGTCCAGAAGATCGCGTTCTATTTGTAGGCACGTGTCGAACTCCTTGGGAAGCTgaacaaaaacttttattcCAATGCTATTCAAAAGTCATACAAATTCCGAGAGCTGATTATGGCAGTATATCTTTGATGTGGCAGACGAAACTTCATAAGGCTGGTGCTCTATCTTCGAAACTGGAACTGTCTTGCTTATCACGAGTGTCTGATTCTTACACCATTG GAACTTTATTAGCAGCTTTGGATTCTGTTCTTACAACTAAGAGGCGGCTGCAGTTACGTGTGCGAGCTCTCACCGCCCAAGAGGTGGCAGTTCAGCTGAGTACCCTGGAACCTGTATATGCGGAACAG GATTCGGCAGCTGAGTCGTGGTGGCTGAAAACTCCCATGGAAAGAAGGCGTCAAAGAGTTTTGCAGAGGCTACTCGAATTGGAACAGGAAAATGAAGAGAAAGCTGCCGCTGGAAAGTAG
- the LOC124538427 gene encoding IQ and AAA domain-containing protein 1-like isoform X2, producing MSNKTYNDLLCNTSELIVEATQADEAVYEAGSAERSTFQPLLSELRVRYTVLLLRLDAVYDQLLQPQKRLIVKRLLEACLGRLLEIKHELVELHLSDYTYDDDEALVKLSVTPHEAEPCIPQYFVREREEEVERRHNFITDTLRKLGYEPPKPKPLVLTEQQAVIIIQSHERARQGRLRGQFMKEIRLLKEKGRDQKGEMSSSAATAIQRVWRGFIARRDTRRRKKEEQLLIGMALPAYSESKAVARSEEVKQIRRNLQKEREIKFQDALVKIEEQLRAQHGVKINERIADELRRWISEYYERTGKLPEFPSEEGGGSRAMFSRQGTGIDSDLSKSSPVSSKDSKKSKESKDKKNNKTEENKNKDEADDLKNFKCTSSAFLQDMVNSNEEYEDIWKYRDDDVIQHEEYDKDMIERDKMLKIEQEIRNIVDEMMRSELELLQAAFDRDRAHKGKKAKKPQKKVRRGGKKSKKKKEKDLTPDRTTESLFEELVTNGIIRPYPFVKIDDFIGEKSYAASEWRGQGREPLPCLGDIRQLVKEYCILPLGSETVRASAPIVRSVLITGPSGSGKKMLVHAICSEVGAMLFDLTPANIVGKYPGKTGLIMLIHLVMKVSRLLQPSVIWMDDAEKPFIKKIPKTDKTDPKRLKKDLVKIIKGICPEDRVLFVGTCRTPWEAEQKLLFQCYSKVIQIPRADYGSISLMWQTKLHKAGALSSKLELSCLSRVSDSYTIALDSVLTTKRRLQLRVRALTAQEVAVQLSTLEPVYAEQDSAAESWWLKTPMERRRQRVLQRLLELEQENEEKAAAGK from the exons ATGTCTAATAAAACGTATAACGATCTCCTTTGTAATACGTCGGAGTTAATCGTTGAAGCGACACAAGCTGACGAAGCGGTTTATGAAGCGGGTAGCGCTGAAAGATCAACGTTCCAGCCGCTGTTGTCGGAGCTACGAGTTAGGTACACAGTGTTGCTATTAAGACTAGATGCAGTGTACGATCAACTGTTGCAGCCACAAAAGCGCTTGATTGTGAAGCGGTTGCTTGAAGCTTGTTTGGGAAGACTTTTGGAAATAAAGCATGAACTCGTTGAGCTGCACTTATCTGATTATacttatgatgatgatgag GCATTagtcaaattaagcgttactcCACACGAAGCGGAGCCATGTATTCCACAATATTTTGTAAGAGAAAGAGAGGAAGAAGTCGAAAGACGTCACAATTTCATCACAGACACGCTGAGAAAGCTCGGCTATGAGCCCCCAAAACCCAAACCCTTGGTGCTCACTGAACAGCAGGCTGTGATCATTATACAAAGTCACGAAAGAGCGAGGCAGGGCCGTTTAAG AGGACAATTTATGAAAGAAATTCGTCTTCTAAAAGAGAAAGGTCGCGATCAAAAAGGTGAAATGTCGTCATCAGCAGCAACTGCCATCCAAAGAGTTTGGAGAGGATTCATTGCTAGACGAGACACTCGTAGGAGAAAAAAAGAAGAACAACTTTTGATTGGAATGGCACTTCCAGCATATTCTGAGTCTAAAGCTGTGGCAAGATCTGAGGAG GTTAAACAGATTCGACGCAATCTTCAGAAGGAACGGGAAATTAAGTTTCAAGATGCTTTAGTGAAAATTGAAGAACAACTTCGGGCTCAACATGGTGTGAAGATTAATGAGCGCATAGCCGATGAATTACGACGATGGATATCAGAGTACTATGAAAGAACTGGTAAATTACCAGAATTTCCTTCGGAGGAAGGTGGAGGTAGCAGAGCCATGTTCAGTCGACAAG GTACAGGAATTGATAGTGATCTCAGTAAATCATCTCCTGTATCTTCAAAAGATtccaaaaaaagtaaagaaagtaAAGATAAAAAGAATAACAAGACGgaagagaataaaaataaagacgaAGCAGATGATTTGAAGAATTTTAAATGCACATCGTCAGCCTTTCTTCAAGACATGGTCAATTCAAATGAAGA ATATGAAGACATATGGAAGTACAGAGATGATGACGTCATACAGCACGAAGAATATGACAAGGATatgatagaaagagacaaaatgttaaaaatagagCAAGAAATACGTAATATTGTAGACGAAATGATGAGAAGTGAGCTAGAACTTCTACAAGCGGCTTTTGATAGGGATAGAGCTCATAAAGGTAAAAAGGCTAAAAAACCGCAAAAgaag GTGCGAAGAGGAGgtaaaaagagtaaaaaaaagAAGGAAAAAGATTTAACACCGGATAGAACTACTGAATCATTGTTTGAGGAATTAGTGACCAATGGTATCATCCGCCCGTATCCTTTTGTCAAAATAGACGACTTCATTGGAGAGAAAAGTTATGCAGCATCTGAGTGGCGAGGCCAAGGTCGAGAACCTTTGCCTTGCTTGGGAGATATAAGACAGCTCGTGAAAGAATACTGTATACTCCCTTTGGGATCTGAAACTGTCAGAGCAAGCGCTCCGATTGTTCGATCGGTACTAATCACAG GACCTTCGGGAAGTGGTAAAAAAATGTTGGTTCACGCAATATGCAGTGAAGTAGGCGCTATGCTCTTTGATTTAACTCCTGCAAACATAGTAGGAAAATATCCTGGAAAGACAGGACTAATCATGCTTATACATCTCGTCATGAAAGTATCAAGACTCCTCCAACCATCTGTAATTTGGATGGATGATGCCGAAAAaccttttattaaaaagatCCCGAAGACTGATAAGACAGATCCTAAAAGACTAAAAAAGGACTTAGTTAAGATAATAAAAG gTATTTGTCCAGAAGATCGCGTTCTATTTGTAGGCACGTGTCGAACTCCTTGGGAAGCTgaacaaaaacttttattcCAATGCTATTCAAAAGTCATACAAATTCCGAGAGCTGATTATGGCAGTATATCTTTGATGTGGCAGACGAAACTTCATAAGGCTGGTGCTCTATCTTCGAAACTGGAACTGTCTTGCTTATCACGAGTGTCTGATTCTTACACCATTG CTTTGGATTCTGTTCTTACAACTAAGAGGCGGCTGCAGTTACGTGTGCGAGCTCTCACCGCCCAAGAGGTGGCAGTTCAGCTGAGTACCCTGGAACCTGTATATGCGGAACAG GATTCGGCAGCTGAGTCGTGGTGGCTGAAAACTCCCATGGAAAGAAGGCGTCAAAGAGTTTTGCAGAGGCTACTCGAATTGGAACAGGAAAATGAAGAGAAAGCTGCCGCTGGAAAGTAG